Genomic window (Capsicum annuum cultivar UCD-10X-F1 chromosome 10, UCD10Xv1.1, whole genome shotgun sequence):
CACCTATAATGCTTCATAGTGGGAACTGGGAACCGATAAGGTCGTATTTCAAATTCGAGAATTAGTGGTTGCATACGGAGTTTTTTTTTCCGGATAGAACTAAAGAATGGTGGAAATCCTTTGTGTGCGAAGAAAGGCCAGACTACATCCTAGCCTTCAAGTTGAAAGCTCTAAAAGATAAATTGAGGGAGTGGAGCAAAACTATCCAAGGAAATCTAGCAATGCAAAAATAGAGTATCCTCAGTCAGCTTGtagaattagaagaaaaacaAGACCAAAGACCTCTTAGTAAAGAAGAGATTCATGCGAAAACTGGACTCCTAATTGAGTTTGAAAACATAGCCAAGCATGAGGAGATAGCATGAAGGCAAAGATCAAGGGTTAACTGGTTAAAACAGGGAGACAACAACATGTGGGTGGAGAAGCTATTAGAAATCCTGAAACTATAAAAAGGGAAATTGTCGACTTTTACTAGAAATTATATTCAGAGACTGAGGTATGGAGACCCTCTGGTGGTTGCAGGGAAGGCAACAGAATCTCTGAGGAAGATAATCTATTGCTGCAAGAAGACTTTAGTAGCCAGGAGATTTGGGAAAGTGTGAAACTATGTGCTGGAGACAAAGCTCCTAGCCCGGATGGATACACCATGGCATTTTATGTTCACTGTTGGGAGGTAGTTGCTACAATTCAAGATTTCCATGAGAGATGTGTTTTTGAAAAAAGCTTCAACTCTACCTATGTGGCTTTGATCCCAAAAAAAATGGGTGCAAAGGAGTTAACGGATTTCAGGCCCATCAGCCTAATTGGTAGTGTGTATAAAATCATCTCTAAGTTGCTAACAGAAAGACTCAAAAAAGTGATGCACAAGTTGGTGGATACTCAACAGCTAGCCTTCATCAAAGGAAGACAGATAATGGATGCCATTCTTATGGCAAATGAATATGTGAACTCAAGAGTGAGAAGTAATGTTCCGGGCATCCTCTGTAAGCTGGATATACAAAAAGCTTATGACCATCTTAATTGGAATCTCCTACTCGAGACCCTATAAAAAAGGGGTTTTGGGGGGAGATGGTTACGATGGGTGAAATTTATATTAGCGCTGTGAAATTTTCTGTTTTAATTAATGGTTCTCCTACTGGATTTTTCTCTTCatagagaggcttaagacaaggAGACCTTTTGTCCCCTTTCTTATTCATCTTGCGATGGAGGGACTGAATGATATGCTAAAAATTGCCGAAGAAATGGCTGAAAGGTTTCAAAGTTGCAAATCGATTGGGGATTGACATGGAGATCACTCACTTGCAGTATGCGGATGATACACTGATTTTCTGTGATGCTAATAGAGAGCAGCTTATGATGCTCCGGATCATTTTTGTTCTCTTTGAGGCAATTTCAGGACTACACATTAATTGGAATAAAAGTTTTTTGTATCCCGTTAATGAAGTGACTGGCCTATCTTCATTGGCTAGGACCCTCGGGGGTAGAATTAGTGAACTACCAACTATATACTTGGGTATGCCACTGGGAGCCAAAANNNNNNNNNNNNNNNNNNNNNNNNNNNNNNNNNNNNNNNNNNNNNNNNNNNNNNNNNNNNNNNNNNNNNNNNNNNNNNNNNNNNNNNNNNNNNNNNNNNNNNNNNNNNNNNNNNNNNNNNNNNNNNNNNNNNNNNNNNNNNNNNNNNNNNNNNNNNNNNNNNNNNNNNNNNNNNNNNNNNNNNNNNNNNNNNNNNNNNNNNNNNNNNNNNNNNNNNNNNNNNNNNNNNNNNNNNNNNNNNNNNNNNNNNNNNNNNNNNNNNNNNNNNNNNNNNNNNNNNNNNNNNNNNNNNNNNNNNNNNNNNNNNNNNNNNNNNNNNNNNNNNNNNNNNNNNNNNNNNNNNNNNNNNNNNNNNNNNNNNNNNNNNNNNNNNNNNNNNNNNNNNNNNNNNNNNNNNNNNNNNNNNNNNNNNNNNNNNNNNNNNNNNNNNNNNNNNNNNNNNNNNNNNNNNNNNNNNNNNNNNNNNNNNNNNNNNNNNNNNNNNNNNNNNNNNNNNNNNNNNNNNNNNNNNNNNNNNNNNNNNNNNNNNNNNNNNNNNNNNNNNNNNNNNNNNNNNNNNNNNNNNNNNNNNNNNNNNNNNNNNNNNNNNNNNNNNNNNNNNNNNNNNNNNNNNNNNNNNNNNNNNNNNNNNNNNNNNNNNNNNNNNNNNNNNNNNNNNNNNNNNNNNNNNNNNNNNNNNNNNNNNNNNNNNNNNNNNNNNNNNNNNNNNNNNNNNNNNNNNNNNNNNNNNNNNNNNNNNNNNNNNNNNNNNNNNNNNNNNNNNNNNNNNNNNNNNNNNNNNNNNNNNNNNNNNNNNNNNNNNNNNNNNNNNNNNNNNNNNNNNNNNNNNNNNNNNNNNNNNNNNNNNNNNNNNNNNNNNNNNNNNNNNNNNNNNNNNNNNNNNNNNNNNNNNNNNNNNNNNNNNNNNNNNNNNNNNNNNNNNNNNNNNNNNNNNNNNNNNNNNNNNNNNNNNNNNNNNNNNNNNNNNNNNNNNNNNNNNNNNNNNNNNNNNNNNNNNNNNNNNNNNNNNNNNNNNNNNNNNNNNNNNNNNNNNNNNNNNNNNNNNNNNNNNNNNNNNNNNNNNNNNNNNNNNNNNNNNNNNNNNNNNNNNNNNNNNNNNNNNNNNNNNNNNNNNNNNNNNNNNNNNNNNNNNNNNNNNNNNNNNNNNNNNNNNNNNNNNNNNNNNNNNNNNNNNNNNNNNNNNNNNNNNNNNNNNNNNNNNNNNNNNNNNNNNNNNNNNNNNNNNNNNNNNNNNNNNNNNNNNNNNNNNNNNNNNNNNNNNNNNNNNNNNNNNNNNNNNNNNNNNNNNNNNNNNNNNNNNNNNNNNNNNNNNNNNNNNNNNNNNNNNNNNNNNNNNNNNNNNNNNNNNNNNNNNNNNNNNNNNNNNNNNNNNNNNNNNNNNNNNNNNNNNNNNNNNNNNNNNNNNNNNNNNNNNNNNNNNNNNNNNNNNNNNNNNNNNNNNNNNNNNNNNNNNNNNNNNNNNNNNNNNNNNNNNNNNNNNNNNNNNNNNNNNNNNNNNNNNNNNNNNNNNNNNNNNNNNNNNNNNNNNNNNNNNNNNNNNNNNNNNNNNNNNNNNNNNNNNNNNNNNNNNNNNNNNNNNNNNNNNNNNNNNNNNNNNNNNNNNNNNNNNNNNNNNNNNNNNNNNNNNNNNNNNNNNNNNNNNNNNNNNNNNNNNNNNNNNNNNNNNNNNNNNNNNNNNNNNNNNNNNNNNNNNNNNNNNNNNNNNNNNNNNNNNNNNNNNNNNNNNNNNNNNNNNNNNNNNNNNNNNNNNNNNNNNNNNNNNNNNNNNNNNNNNNNNNNNNNNNNNNNNNNNNNNNNNNNNNNNNNNNNNNNNNNNNNNNNNNNNNNNNNNNNNNNNNNNNNNNNNNNNNNNNNNNNNNNNNNNNNNNNNNNNNNNNNNNNNNNNNNNNNNNNNNNNNNNNNNNNNNNNNNNNNNNNNNNNNNNNNNNNNNNNNNNNNNNNNNNNNNNNNNNNNNNNNNNNNNNNNNNNNNNNNNNNNNNNNNNNNNNNNNNNNNNNNNNNNNNNNNNNNNNNNNNNNNNNNNNNNNNNNNNNNNNNNNNNNNNNNNNNNNNNNNNNNNNNNNNNNNNNNNNNNNNNNNNNNNNNNNNNNNNNNNNNNNNNNNNNNNNNNNNNNNNNNNNNNNNNNNNNNNNNNNNNNNNNNNNNNNNNNNNNNNNNNNNNNNNNNNNNNNNNNNNNNNNNNNNNNNNNNNNNNNNNNNNNNNNNNNNNNNNNNNNNNNNNNNNNNNNNNNNNNNNNNNNNNNNNNNNNNNNNNNNNNNNNNNNNNNNNNNNNNNNNNNNNNNNNNNNNNNNNNNNNNNNNNNNNNNNNNNNNNNNNNNNNNNNNNNNNNNNNNNNNNNNNNNNNNNNNNNNNNNNNNNNNNNNNNNNNNNNNNNNNNNNNNNNNNNNNNNNNNNNNNNNNNNNNNNNNNNNNNNNNNNNNNNNNNNNNNNNNNNNNNNNNNNNNNNNNNNNNNNNNNNNNNNNNNNNNNNNNNNNNNNNNNNNNNNNNNNNNNNNNNNNNNNNNNNNNNNNNNNNNNNNNNNNNNNNNNNNNNNNNNNNNNNNNNNNNNNNNNNNNNNNNNNNNNNNNNNNNNNNNNNNNNNNNNNNNNNNNNNNNNNNNNNNNNNNNNNNNNNNNNNNNNNNNNNNNNNNNNNNNNNNNNNNNNNNNNNNNNNNNNNNNNNNNNNNNNNNNNNNNNNNNNNNNNNNNNNNNNNNNNNNNNNNNNNNNNNNNNNNNNNNNNNNNNNNNNNNNNNNNNNNNNNNNNNNNNNNNNNNNNNNNNNNNNNNNNNNNNNNNNNNNNNNNNNNNNNNNNNNNNNNNNNNNNNNNNNNNNNNNNNNNNNNNNNNNNNNNNNNNNNNNNNNNNNNNNNNNNNNNNNNNNNNNNNNNNNNNNNNNNNNNNNNNNNNNNNNNNNNNNNNNNNNNNNNNNNNNNNNNNNNNNNNNNNNNNNNNNNNNNNNNNNNNNNNNNNNNNNNNNNNNNNNNNNNNNNNNNNNNNNNNNNNNNNNNNNNNNNNNNNNNTAGGTCCATAGATATATGGAACGGGGTGGTGGAAAAATGTGAAAGAAGACTTGTGAATTGGAAAAACCAATACCTCTCTTTGGGGGGAAAACTAACACTTATTAACAGTATTTTGGATTCTATGCCTACTTACATGATGTCTCTTTTCTCTATTCCTAATGGTGTTATTCAGAGACTCGATGCTCTAAGAAGGAACTTTCTCTGGGAAGGaaatagtgaaataaaaaaaattcactttgtCAAGTGGAATGCTCTAATTGGTAGTAAATAGGCTGGGGGGCTAGGGATAAGgaatttgaaaacccaaaaccaatgCCTTGTGATGAAATGGCTTTGGAGATTTGCATTCGGAGAGCAggctttatggaaggagataaTCAAGCTGAAATATGAAATGGATGGTCACTGGACTACCAAATTGGTCACTAGCACTTACGGAATTAGTCTTTGGAGAGCTATCAGGAATCTATGACCAAAACTAAGAGAAAACTGCAGCATAAAGATGGAAAATGGCATGAAGGTTCTATTCTGGGACGATAGATGGCTGGAGCAAGGCACtttaaaagatttattttctgATATTTACATCCTCAACCAGCAACAAAATGCCACTGTCGCAGAGGTATGGTCAAGCCAGGGATGGAATTTGAGCTTCAGGAAACCATTAAATGATTGGGAGATTCAAAGGTTAGTAGAGTTCTTTAGAATTCTGGAGCAATTCAAAGGAACAACCACTTCACAAAATAGTTTGGATCAAGGCAGATTCAATACTCAGGAGGCCTACATGAAGTTCAATACTTTCAACAATCAAGTTGGTAGTTGGCCCTGGAAACTAATTTGGAAAGTAAAAATCCCCCTTAAAAGTTTCATGTTTTACTTGGTTATTGGCTAAACAGGCAGTGTTTACCAAGGGAAATCTAATGAAAAGAGGTTTCAATCCAAATCCAACATGTTTCTTATGCGAAGAAGTGGATGAAACAGTCACTCATCTCTTTCTACACTGTAGGATCACTAGTTATTTGTGGAAGATCTTCCTCAACATGAAGGGACTGCATTTGGTGATGCCAAAGAGGATAGTACAGACACTGAAAATCTAGAGCAGCTATGCTAGTATATCTGGTCATaaagaaagatggaaaatcaTACCTGCATGCATTTGGTGGTCCATGTGGAAAGAAAGAAATCTCAAATGCTTCCAGAATAAGTGCAACAACATACAAAAGATGAAGATGAATTGCATAGTATTATTTCATTTTTGGTTTAAAcaggaggtgagtggagtaccgctggcatatatcagagcaattaaggatatgtatgatggagcgaaaacccaggtgaggacggcgggaggagactcagagcatttcactgtcctgacaggattgcatcagggatctactcttagtccctttttgtttgcgttggtgatggatgtgttgacgcggcgtattcaaggggaggtgccgtggtgtatggtTTTttcagacgatgtagttctgatagatgagactcgagggggtgtgaatgacaaattagaggtgtggaggcaaactcttgagtctaaagggttcagggtgagcagaagcaagatagagtatgtggaatgcaagtttaatgacgtgaggcgggagaatgaggtagtagtgaagctggaagcacaggaggtatgtaagagggataatttcaagtatcttgggtccgtgatccagagtaacggtgagattgacgaggatgtctcgcaccgtattggggcgggatggatgaagtggaagctcgcgtcgggggtgctgtgtgataagaaggtgccgcccaagcttaaaggcaaattctacagggtggtagtccgtccggccttgttgtatggagcggagtgttggccagttaagaactcccacatccaaaaaatgaaggtggcagaaatgcggatgttgcgctggatgtgtgggctgactagaggggatagagttcggaatgagactattcgggagaaggttggtgtgacttcagtggagtgcaagatgcgggtagcacgattgagatggttcggacacgtgaagaggaggggcatagatgccccggtccgtaggtgtgagaggctagcgttggatggttttaggcggggtaggggtaggctgaagaagtactggggtgaggtgattaggcgggacatggaacagttacagctcactgaggacatgaccctagataggaaggtctggaggacgcgaattacggcagaggactagggccagtttgggtcgctagtgtagggaattacttggtgggggttttattcctgttatgattccgtgttccgtgttccgtgttgcATTACGAATGTAtgtgctttcctctgctctcctctgttttatattacttatgggtgccgtatttatgttatgtaatctgcttctgtgctttactatgtgtttgtgtggtatctcgtgccttgagctgggggtctatcggaaacagcctttctacttcttcagaggtagaggtatggactgcgtacatcttacccccccagaccccactaggtgggaatacactgggtttgttgttgttgttgttgttggtttaaATAGGAGTACATGGAAGATCTAGAATCAGTTATGGATGTTTTAGGCTCATTATAAGTTTTTGCTATAGGGTTGAAGATCTTCCTGTTACTCGCCTACAATTGTAATTATGGAAAACTGTAACATGTTGTGGCAGGTTTGATTGTTTTGGAATAGAAAACTAATTGTtaccttctcaaaaaaaaaaacataaggcAAATCGCTCTGCAGAGACTTAGATCAGACCACAATCCTATAGCATTACAAGGGGGTGTATGGAATAGAAACAAGAactattttaagtttgaaaattggTGGCTTAGCACTGAGGGCTTTATTGACAGAAGCAGCAACTAGTGGTGTTCTTTCAACTTCTCAGGAAAcctgacttcattcttgcttcaAAACTTAAGGCTTTTAAAATTAAACTTAAGGAATTGAGCAAAAGTGAAGAAGGAAATCTCGGGTCCAAAAGGAAAATTCTTGTGGAAAAACTATCCAAGTTTAACGAGATCATGCAGAGCAGAGGGTTATCAGATTTGGAGATATTAAACAAGAACTCAACTTTACTAGAGTTCGAGGAGTTGCTCAAACATGAGGAAATCTCATGGAGACAAAAGTCTAGATCACTATGGCTCAAGGAGGGGATAGAAACACTAAGTTCTTCCACAAAATAGTCAATGCCCACAAAAGATACAACAACATTGATCAGTTGGTAATTGAAGTAGAAATGTCCCAAGATCTTAACAGAATAGAAGGGGAGATGGTTGAGTATTACAAGAAGTTGTACACTGAAACCAATAACTGGAGACCTGCTTTCAGAGACATCAATTGCCCCAGACTTACAGTGGAGGAGAAAGAGAATTTACAAAGAAATTTTGAGGAAAGTGAAATCTTGAGTTGTTTGAAAATGTGTGCAATTGACAAAGCCCCTGGCCCTGATGGCTTCACTATGGGCTTCTTTTTGAAATGTTGGGAGGTCGTGAAGGGAGACATCATGAAAGCTTTTCAAAATTTCCATGAGCAGGAAATCTTTGAAAAGAGTCTGAATGCTACCTTTATAACTCTTAATACCTAAGAAGAAAGGCTCCAAAGAACTGAAAGACTTCATACCTATTAGCCTGATTGGAAGTATTTACAAATTGTTTGCCAAAGTTACAGAGAGAATGAAAGGGATCATGGTCAAACTTGTTAAACTTGTTGATTATCACCAGGCTTTTATCAGAGGTAGACAGATCATGGATGCAGTACTTATTGCTAATGAGGCTATAGACTCAAGAGAGAAACAAAAGAAACCAGGAATCTTGTGTAAACTCGACATGGAGAAGGCCATGTCAATTGGGATTATCTAACTATGAACTTGTTTTAGACAAAAGtttcaaaactcttttctttcattctttCTTAAACACGTAAAAACAAGAAGAGAAAAGAATATGTGAGTTACTGTGCTCGAGATAACCCTCACCTTTAGATCTTGAATTTAATGAGCCATGCTATGTTTTAAACTAAATTAAACATTTCAGGTGTATCATCTTTTCCAACTGTTTTCCAATAATTTTAAACAAACAAAGAAGCGGATGTTTCACCTCGGAACAAGCATATGCATGACTAAATGTAGGGTGGTTATGTCATGCTTATTATTCTGATGCTAAGCATTTGATTTTGTAACAAATATTTACACAGCAATACTGGTCAGTGTTGAGCCTTAAGTGGCATTATGGACATCTAGCTTAATGTGTTACCCACTTCTGCTACATAATTGAATCTGAGCGTGGTATTTAATCATATGGTTCAGGTATGGTCACATGATTGATAATGTTGTCTTAATTGTCACGGGGACTTTGCATGAGAGAGATGTCCAAGAACTGTTGGAGAAATGCCATCCTTTGGGCATGTTTGACAGGTAGTTTTCCGAATGCGTACCTTAGATTATTAGAGCTGAATGAAAGCATGTATTTACTATCCTAATTTATTCTGCAGCATTGCTTCTCTGGCAGTTGCCCAGAATATGAGGGAGCTATACAGGCTGGTGCTCGTTGACACACCTTTGGCTCCATACTTCTCTGAGTGCATTACTTCAGAGGTATCAAATGCTTCACTCTTTACTTTTAACTTTGATAGGTAATCAGTACTACGTGTTTCTTTTCCCAAAAAAATGTTGCCCTgtacctttattttttcttgagcatagaCTTTTTCTATGCTTTCTGTCCCTATGAAGAAATTAATGTGTAAATGGTTGTAGGTTCTTGCACACTTCATAAGTAGTTAACCAGCATCTTTTCCCCACATTTTACCAGAGCCTAGAATTCTGTCACGATTTCTTGCAGTTTTTAGGAtgatagttattttatttttcgaTACTCCTAGAGTTTGTGGTTGTTGGGAGTATCTTAATCATGCATCAGTTGGTTTTATCTGTCTGTTTTCTTCCATATAtagatattttgttttatttataggACTTACTTTTGAGCAGGACTTGGATGACATGAACATTGAGATTATGAGAAACACACTGTACAAGGCATACCTTGAAGATTTCTACAGATTTTGCCAGGTACAGTTGTAAACTTTTCTATCATATTTTCCTACTCTACACTTTAATGAAGCTTAACACTCATTTCACTTGTTTAATATGAATTTTCAAATAGAAACTAGGTGGTGCAACTGCGGAGATCATGTCTGATTTACTTTCTTTTGAGGCCGATAGAAGAGCTGTTAATATTACCATAAACAGGTATGTCATTGTTTTGAGATTTCCTGTTAGCCTTCCGGGTAAAGTTAATTGTATACCTTCTCAAAATACTTATATTGTTAACTACAAATGTTTTTCCTTTACAGCATTGGCACTGAGCTTACACGTGATGACCGCCGGAAGTTGTACTCTAATTTTGGCCTGCTGTAAGTTCATGTGGATCAATCATTTATGTTATTGATGTCATATGCCGCATAACCTCTCACTCTGACATTATCTATGCTAAATAGTTATCCCTACGGTCACGAGGAACTTGCCATATGTGAAGATATTGATCAGGTATTGTACGACCAActtttagttatttttcttgttGCAGCTTTTACCCATTCTTTCGCTTTGTTAAATAATAGTTAGCTAGCTTAGGGGATTCATATTGTTTTTGAGTACAACATTGCATGCAATTGTTGTTGTGAAGCATTATATATTTCTTGGAGGGTTTAATACTACTCGAAGGGAGAGGATGCGTAAGGGGAAGTTAAGACAAAACGAGTGCAGAATGTTTGTAAATTAAAAGGGTACAAACATATTAATACTTTTGTTGGGGCTAAAAGTTATAATGAATTAATGACAAATTAAGAAGGGTGTGTTTGACagaaaatgtttttgaattttccaTGTTTGGTTGGTCAAAATCTTTAGAGAGCATTTTCTCTtggaaataagaaaaatgactcCCCTAATGAAAATGTGGAAAACAAGTTCTGCTGGTAATATTCCACATTTATTATGTCCTCCCACCCTCCATCACACCTCATCTTCACCCCTACCCCCATCCGCTCCATCCCCAACCCCTACTCTCACCTCCCATAGTACTTGTCTAGATCATATACAAATTCTTTTAGGATAATACTTGTTGTTTACATaccgaacacaagaaaataagtaagaaattcacttattttcctacaaaacatcttcatggaaaacattttccttcatacccaACACACCCTAAAATGATATCTTTTGTCTTCTATCATCCCTACATTGTGCTTAATCTTTTAATTGTCCTTATACTTCTTGTTGTAGGTCCGCGGTGTCATGGAAAAATACCCCCCTTATCAATCCATATTTTCTAAGCTGGCATATGGGGAGAGCCAGATGCTCGACAAGGCTTTCTATGAAGAGGAAGTGAAACGCCTCTGCTTATCTTTTGAACAACAGGTTTCTTCATTTGAGCTATCTATATTGTTAATGCTCTTATTTGTACAGGAAAACTTCAAAATTTTCCCATCCCAAAAACTTTCCTCCCTAGATACGCAGCAGAAACAGAACAACCTTTTAATCTGTCTGCTtcgttattgatattttttttgttttcattgcAGTTCCACTATGGTGTATTCTTTTCATATATAAGGCTGAGAGAGCAGGAGATCAGGAACTTAATGTGGATTTCTGAATGCGTCTCTCAGAACCAAAAAACCAGAGTCCACGACAgtgttgttttcatattttagtaaTTTAGCCATATTTGTGATCACGTGCCTCCATGCTCGTATGTAAATTTGATTTTCACGGCCATTTGTCGATAACTATTGAGTTTTTGGTTAAGAAGGCCAGGTCCCAGCCGTAGGATGGGGATTACAGTAATTGTGAGGCCATTCTCTGTGGAACTTACCATATATCTCCTATGCCCCCGATCATAGGATGGGGGTTACAGTTTCACACGGATATTACCCCGTTTGTTTGCAACTTTTCCTAATAAGTCATTGTATGTTGGTTAAAAATTGTCATCTGGAACGATACTTGGATTGATGTGTATCAATGAATTGGTATTTGTTGAGTTTGCTGCTATCATTTTACCTGAATGCCTGATTTTATTTTTATGGCTATTTCCCTTTGGTACCATTAGACTTCATATTGGTGTTGATATATGCTTTCTGGATGTAAGGTTTACTTTGTTTAGATATTTATTTAGTTAACTCAAAAGACTATCTATACTGAGTGTTTTTTTCCTCACAGTAATACTCCTTTTGTTACATCGTTAAAAAGTTCCTCATACGACAAACTCCATTTACTCATTTCTGTATTTCCTTTTCCCAACTGCTTGGATATGCTTTATTTCAAatcgagggtctatcagaaatatcCTCTTTATCTTCACGAGGTACTGGTAAAGTTTGTGTACATCTACCTTCTTCAAACTCCATTTGTGAGATTATACTGGGTTTGCGTTGTTATCTACCCTCTCCGAGTCTCATTTGTGTTGTTCTAATGTAAGATAGAACACAGGGGGGCGTTTGGTACGCTGGATGGAAGAGCAAGGATTTTCCATGGGATTTTGATCTCCTGCCTTTTTTATGGAATAGTAAAGTCCCACTATTTTAGTACAAATAGCAGGATACAATAATTTCGGAattatctaatatctcaactcAAATACAGGATAAATTTAAATTCGGAATTATTATCCTTTACCTACGTACCAAAGGCATGTACATGTAGGAAACCGAATTAATTAGACAAAAATGAAGTGATAAGAAATGATGAAATCAGAGTTACTATTCCAATTACACTTACATGTAGGAAATATTGTTAAAAGTCCATGAAAGACTTGCATAACATTATTAGCACCCTCCCATCCctcacaaaataaaaatccttCCCCAAAAGACAAACCAATTATTCATTTATTCCAATACAAATGTAACACTCAATTTGGATCAAACTAACACAAATGTGAACATTCCGAAGGTCACTCACTTTGGATCAAACTAATGTTAGAATTGTCCAAATTAAGACCACACCTCCAACAAAAATCTTGTATGCAGACATAGGAACCCTGTTTGAATGGTTTGAATCATCCTTAGTCCCCGGTGCCGGTGCTGGAGCAGTAGTTGTCGGTGCAGGGACGGGAGCTTCGCCTTCCACGGTGATGGCAAGCTTTTGGTTATGGTCAGAGCAGTGTGTTGGAAAACCACAAATGTACCATTTTTTACCAGGCTGAGCCAATGTAATAACATCATGGCCACTAGTTAATCCTTCACTTGGTGGAGGGATTATGCAGTCTTTGAAAGATGTTTGGTTCACTTTGAACACATTATGATGTCCTTTGGTATACTTGAAGACTGCATCAAACACAAATAGGAAGATAGAAAATTGTTATAAGTAATATTCACAATTAAACTAGTGGAATGTAGCTTCCCTTGAAGTTGTATAAGTGCCCTCGTGATCCTAATTTATGTGTCATACTTTCCTTTTCTAGTTATATAAGTACGCTCGCTTGCTTCTTGTTTCCTGAAGCGGTTAAATATTTTGAAACGATCTAATTTGTTGAAACGATTAGTATT
Coding sequences:
- the LOC107854548 gene encoding V-type proton ATPase subunit d2 — translated: MYGFEALTFNIHSGYLEAIVRGHRSGLLTAADYNNLCQCETLDDIKMHLSATEYGPYLQNEPSPLHTTTIVEKCTVKLVDEFNHMLCQATEPLSTFLEYIRYGHMIDNVVLIVTGTLHERDVQELLEKCHPLGMFDSIASLAVAQNMRELYRLVLVDTPLAPYFSECITSEDLDDMNIEIMRNTLYKAYLEDFYRFCQKLGGATAEIMSDLLSFEADRRAVNITINSIGTELTRDDRRKLYSNFGLLYPYGHEELAICEDIDQVRGVMEKYPPYQSIFSKLAYGESQMLDKAFYEEEVKRLCLSFEQQFHYGVFFSYIRLREQEIRNLMWISECVSQNQKTRVHDSVVFIF